A window from candidate division TA06 bacterium encodes these proteins:
- a CDS encoding insulinase family protein, with protein sequence MSKKLALITLLLCLGLNYALALDTLAVYEDSLANGLKILVLEKHDLPIASFQVWYRVGSRNERPGITGISHLLEHMMFKASGKIGPEDFTRIIQKYGGHANGSTSKDYTFYYENIAVEFLPQMMELEAGRMHDLKLDSLEFESERQVVMEERRLRENSPWGRLVEETEAAAFMAHPYGIPTLGWMSDLKAMTLDDLRSYYDTYYAPNNATCVIVGDIKPGAAVQQVQKYFGDIPRGAKPPPGVRTVEPEQRGERRVTVQRQAQTPLLIIAYHGCTSGSYDEVVLDLLLGILSEGQSSRFYQSLVYQQKVALYAESYNDARRDPGLFMLYAAPIAGRSTLELEQSLYAELEKVKKEGVTAGELEKARNQKRAGYIFSRQGNAGLGEQLGSAATRHGWHDVNKYLKDLEKVTPEDIKQAAQKYLTADNRTVATLVPQAVKGQEK encoded by the coding sequence ATGTCCAAAAAACTGGCCCTGATAACCCTATTACTATGCTTGGGTCTAAACTACGCTTTGGCTTTGGACACCCTGGCGGTCTATGAAGACAGCCTGGCCAACGGCCTGAAGATATTGGTGCTGGAAAAGCACGATCTGCCCATCGCCAGCTTCCAGGTTTGGTACCGGGTGGGCTCGCGCAACGAACGGCCGGGCATCACCGGGATCTCACATCTGCTGGAGCACATGATGTTCAAGGCCTCTGGTAAAATTGGCCCTGAAGATTTTACAAGGATAATCCAGAAATACGGGGGCCACGCCAATGGTTCTACATCCAAAGATTACACTTTTTACTATGAGAACATTGCGGTGGAGTTCCTGCCCCAGATGATGGAATTGGAGGCCGGGCGGATGCACGACCTCAAGTTAGATTCGCTGGAGTTCGAATCCGAACGCCAGGTGGTAATGGAGGAGCGGCGGCTTCGGGAGAACTCCCCCTGGGGCCGGCTGGTGGAGGAGACTGAAGCTGCCGCCTTCATGGCCCATCCCTATGGAATCCCCACTTTAGGCTGGATGTCCGATTTGAAAGCCATGACCCTGGACGACCTCCGCAGCTATTATGACACCTATTATGCGCCGAACAACGCCACCTGCGTGATCGTCGGTGACATCAAGCCGGGGGCTGCGGTCCAGCAGGTGCAGAAGTATTTCGGTGATATTCCCCGTGGGGCCAAGCCGCCCCCGGGGGTCCGCACTGTGGAACCGGAGCAGCGGGGCGAACGCCGGGTGACGGTGCAGAGGCAAGCCCAGACGCCGCTGCTGATAATCGCCTACCATGGATGCACCTCGGGCTCATACGACGAGGTCGTGCTGGACCTGCTTTTAGGCATCCTCTCCGAAGGACAGAGCTCCAGATTTTACCAAAGCCTGGTCTACCAGCAGAAGGTGGCCCTTTATGCCGAGTCCTACAACGACGCCCGGAGGGATCCCGGCCTGTTCATGCTCTATGCCGCGCCCATCGCCGGCCGTAGCACGCTGGAACTGGAGCAGAGCCTTTACGCCGAGCTGGAGAAGGTCAAGAAGGAAGGCGTCACTGCCGGGGAGCTGGAGAAAGCCAGGAATCAGAAGAGGGCGGGCTATATCTTTTCCCGGCAGGGAAATGCCGGGCTGGGCGAGCAGCTGGGGTCGGCCGCCACCAGGCACGGCTGGCATGACGTCAATAAATACCTCAAGGACCTGGAAAAAGTGACGCCCGAAGACATAAAACAGGCA